A window from Limnothrix sp. FACHB-406 encodes these proteins:
- a CDS encoding polysaccharide biosynthesis/export family protein, whose product MARSSLPALTLALSRCLPIVLLSSQAIAVLAQTPRQGANGSGLDQPVNQPDRDSDPSAAASTAEVVFPDIPRSGPDRPQLQPIQAAPQPNRPPATPTTPAQPAPTQPSGPNAAPVPLVQPGQPGQPGQPGQPGQPIPDWPESLTAPPPEWRVYRLSSYDTIAIQVQGFPELNTSTIVNVQGQISVPLLGIVNAEGLTTAELQKFLQQGYERYLVNPIVTVGVLTPVNPDIVVTGEVVKPGFYRVSPFDTVVTALVASGGATDWADLRAIKVRRQLPDGSTIEKNVNLLSLLVEGAPEPRIYLQDGDAIVVPRRESGIDPGYDADLMARSNVARAAIRIRMVNYAGRGGLVTLTLPNGSTFIDALNGVSLDTARLRRIALIRFDPEQGKPVTRILDGKAAFMGDPANNPPLRDNDVVVVNRNLIARVTYALNTVTQPFRDVLGFLLFFQQLDEAATSLFGPGGTFGGPAETQEEGSSSNNN is encoded by the coding sequence ATGGCCCGTTCCTCCCTGCCCGCCTTGACCTTGGCCCTCAGCCGTTGTTTACCGATCGTCCTGCTCAGTAGTCAGGCGATCGCCGTCTTGGCCCAAACGCCTCGCCAGGGAGCGAATGGCTCAGGTTTAGATCAGCCCGTCAATCAGCCCGATCGCGATTCCGATCCGTCCGCCGCCGCATCCACCGCTGAAGTCGTGTTTCCGGACATTCCCCGATCGGGCCCCGATCGCCCCCAACTCCAACCCATCCAAGCGGCCCCCCAGCCCAACCGGCCGCCAGCCACCCCAACAACCCCAGCCCAACCGGCCCCGACTCAACCCTCTGGCCCCAACGCCGCCCCAGTGCCACTTGTGCAACCGGGACAACCGGGACAACCGGGACAACCGGGGCAACCGGGGCAACCCATTCCCGACTGGCCCGAATCCCTCACCGCACCGCCCCCGGAATGGCGGGTCTATCGCCTCTCGTCCTACGACACGATCGCCATTCAGGTGCAAGGTTTCCCCGAACTCAACACCTCCACAATCGTCAATGTTCAGGGGCAAATTTCCGTCCCCCTACTGGGAATCGTCAACGCAGAAGGGCTAACCACCGCCGAACTGCAAAAGTTTCTACAGCAGGGTTACGAACGCTATCTTGTTAACCCGATCGTCACCGTCGGCGTGCTCACCCCCGTGAATCCTGACATTGTGGTCACTGGCGAAGTGGTCAAACCTGGGTTCTATCGAGTCAGCCCCTTTGATACGGTTGTGACCGCCCTGGTGGCCTCCGGCGGAGCCACCGACTGGGCTGATTTACGGGCCATCAAAGTTCGCCGCCAACTGCCCGACGGCTCCACGATCGAGAAAAACGTGAACCTGCTCTCCCTGCTCGTGGAAGGGGCCCCGGAACCACGGATTTATCTGCAAGATGGCGATGCGATCGTGGTGCCTCGGCGCGAATCCGGCATTGATCCGGGCTATGACGCAGACCTGATGGCCCGCAGCAACGTAGCCCGCGCCGCCATTCGGATTCGGATGGTGAACTATGCCGGTCGCGGTGGCCTGGTCACCCTCACCCTGCCCAACGGCAGTACCTTCATTGATGCGCTCAATGGCGTGTCATTGGATACCGCCCGGCTCCGGCGAATTGCCCTCATTCGTTTTGATCCAGAACAGGGCAAACCAGTCACCCGAATTCTGGATGGCAAAGCTGCGTTTATGGGCGATCCAGCCAATAATCCTCCCCTGCGCGATAACGACGTGGTAGTTGTGAACCGCAACCTCATCGCTCGCGTTACCTATGCCTTGAACACCGTGACCCAGCCGTTCCGAGATGTGTTGGGTTTCCTGCTCTTTTTCCAACAGTTGGATGAGGCGGCCACGTCCTTGTTTGGCCCCGGTGGCACGTTTGGAGGACCAGCAGAAACGCAAGAAGAAGGCAGCAGTAGCAATAATAATTAG
- the tpiA gene encoding triose-phosphate isomerase — protein MAKTVIAGNWKMYKTQAETLEFLKPFVEQIAETPDDREIVLCVPFTDLSVLSNALHGSRIRIGAQNVHWEANGAYTGEISAEMLTELGVRYVVVGHSERRQYFGETDETVNRRLKAAQAAGLTPILCVGETKQQRDAGETQTHIAQQLKAGLVGVNLSNLVIAYEPIWAIGTGDTCESKEANRVIGWIRDQLNGEDLPIQYGGSVKPELIDEIMAQPEINGVLVGGASLDPIGFARIVNYQ, from the coding sequence TTGGCTAAGACCGTCATTGCAGGCAACTGGAAAATGTATAAAACCCAGGCCGAAACCCTGGAGTTTTTGAAGCCCTTCGTTGAGCAAATCGCCGAAACCCCGGACGATCGCGAAATTGTGCTGTGCGTTCCCTTCACGGATCTCAGCGTGCTGTCCAATGCTCTTCACGGCAGCCGCATTCGCATCGGCGCGCAAAACGTCCATTGGGAAGCCAACGGAGCCTATACCGGCGAAATTTCGGCTGAAATGCTGACCGAACTGGGTGTTCGCTACGTGGTGGTGGGCCACAGCGAACGGCGGCAATATTTTGGTGAAACCGACGAAACCGTCAACCGCCGATTGAAGGCGGCCCAAGCGGCCGGCTTAACCCCGATTTTGTGTGTGGGCGAAACCAAACAACAGCGCGACGCAGGCGAAACCCAAACCCACATTGCCCAACAATTGAAGGCGGGGTTGGTGGGCGTGAACCTCAGCAATCTGGTGATTGCCTATGAACCCATTTGGGCGATCGGTACCGGGGACACCTGCGAATCCAAAGAAGCCAACCGAGTGATTGGCTGGATTCGCGATCAACTCAATGGTGAAGACTTGCCGATTCAATACGGCGGTTCTGTCAAGCCCGAGTTGATTGATGAAATTATGGCCCAACCGGAAATTAACGGTGTGTTGGTTGGTGGCGCTAGCCTTGACCCGATCGGCTTTGCTCGGATTGTGAACTATCAATAA